The following proteins are co-located in the Aeromicrobium phoceense genome:
- a CDS encoding DUF456 family protein — MSGTVLDLLVALAILVGLVGAVVQVIPGGLVVGTSVFVWGAVTGGTLGWSVAAVAVVLTVTALVLKYLLAGRYLKRRGVPNRSLLVGAVLGIIGFFVIPFVGLFIGFIGGTYLAELQRLRDPLAARQATAHAMRATGISILVELALALVTAMVWLGAVLSVRL, encoded by the coding sequence GTGAGCGGCACCGTGCTCGACCTCCTGGTCGCGCTGGCCATCCTCGTGGGGTTGGTCGGCGCCGTGGTGCAGGTCATCCCCGGCGGGCTCGTGGTGGGCACCTCCGTCTTCGTGTGGGGAGCGGTCACCGGCGGCACGCTCGGCTGGTCCGTGGCGGCGGTCGCGGTGGTCCTCACCGTGACGGCGCTCGTGCTCAAGTACCTGCTCGCCGGTCGCTACCTGAAGCGGCGCGGCGTGCCCAACCGGAGCCTGCTCGTCGGTGCCGTGCTCGGCATCATCGGCTTCTTCGTCATCCCGTTCGTCGGACTGTTCATCGGCTTCATCGGTGGCACCTACCTCGCGGAGCTGCAACGGCTGCGCGACCCACTCGCCGCGAGGCAGGCCACGGCGCACGCCATGCGGGCCACCGGGATCTCGATCCTCGTCGAGCTGGCGCTCGCGCTGGTGACCGCCATGGTGTGGCTGGGAGCGGTGCTGTCGGTGCGCCTGTGA
- a CDS encoding VIT1/CCC1 transporter family protein: MSVEEPHAGVTSQKLNWLRAGVLGANDGIVSVASLVVGVAGATNDTSAIATAGTAALVGGAISMALGEYVSVSSQRDSERNLIAIERHELRDDPEGELAELAEMLQDRGISAATARQAAREMTDHDALAAHLEVELGLDEDDLVSPWHAAFSSAVAFTLGGLLPLAAMLLTGLEWRVGVTFVAVLVALALTGSVAAQIGGGPKGRAALRLVIGGALALVLTYAIGQALDTSGMV, translated from the coding sequence ATGTCCGTGGAGGAGCCGCACGCCGGGGTCACGTCGCAGAAGCTGAACTGGCTCCGGGCCGGCGTGCTGGGCGCCAACGACGGCATCGTGTCGGTGGCCTCGCTCGTGGTGGGCGTCGCCGGCGCCACGAACGACACGAGCGCGATCGCCACGGCGGGGACCGCAGCCCTCGTGGGCGGCGCGATCTCGATGGCGCTGGGCGAGTACGTCTCGGTCAGCAGCCAGCGCGACTCCGAGCGCAACCTCATCGCGATCGAGCGGCACGAGCTGCGCGACGACCCAGAGGGCGAGCTCGCCGAGCTCGCCGAGATGCTGCAGGACCGCGGCATCAGCGCCGCCACCGCACGCCAGGCCGCGCGTGAGATGACGGATCACGACGCACTCGCCGCCCACCTCGAGGTCGAACTCGGACTCGACGAGGACGACCTGGTGAGTCCGTGGCACGCGGCGTTCTCGTCGGCGGTCGCGTTCACGCTGGGCGGCCTGCTGCCACTGGCGGCGATGCTGCTCACCGGCCTCGAGTGGCGCGTGGGCGTCACGTTCGTGGCGGTCCTGGTGGCGCTGGCGCTCACCGGCTCGGTCGCGGCCCAGATCGGGGGCGGGCCGAAGGGTCGTGCGGCACTGCGCCTCGTGATCGGCGGCGCGCTCGCACTCGTGCTGACCTACGCCATCGGCCAGGCGCTGGACACCTCCGGGATGGTCTAG
- a CDS encoding lipase family protein: MRPDRSRRRAAPALVAVAIVVGVVLIARPLSAMDVLLVVSVAGLAVIGAHEALTGSRLRDRVVGGVLLVASVVLALQPHWNVRVLVTVFAAVLIGEGLARVRRRRFRSELALGAGLAILGVLALAWPDVTVFVIGVVLGLRLVLFGFPRLGARVPRPLVASLVLVSAVALAGYTVAVTVAAPKPDSFYTAPDEAPRSPGLLLRAEPFTTDVPEGARAWRILYSTTQAGDESTVASALVAVPRERLRARPSVVAWAHGTTGFDRRCAPSLRRTRTIGAGGIEAVHAALDQGWAVVAPDYPGLGTRGVQPYLIGSGEARSVLDAVRAARRIPQLSLSSETVVWGHSQGGHAALWTAMTQPGYAPDVPLAGVAAMSPVSSPATFLRDLQRRPVGTIFVAYALAAYAGTYPDVEPGDHVRASARLPMERIADRCLRSPTSKVSVTEARIMADRFVANSLYEGGLGRRLSENDATGTMEAPVLIAQGESDRVVTLGLQDAYVRERCAAGQSLDYRTYAGRGHGDLLLEGSPFVGELLAWTADRFAGEPTTTTC; the protein is encoded by the coding sequence ATGCGTCCCGATCGATCCCGCCGCCGCGCCGCGCCCGCGCTCGTCGCCGTGGCGATCGTCGTCGGCGTCGTGCTGATCGCGCGGCCGCTGAGCGCCATGGACGTCCTGCTGGTCGTCTCGGTCGCCGGGCTCGCGGTGATCGGCGCGCACGAGGCGCTGACCGGATCCCGCCTGCGCGACCGGGTGGTGGGCGGCGTCCTGCTCGTCGCGTCGGTCGTCCTGGCGCTCCAACCGCACTGGAACGTGCGCGTCCTCGTCACCGTGTTCGCCGCGGTGCTGATCGGCGAGGGACTCGCCCGGGTGAGGCGCCGGCGCTTCCGGTCCGAGCTGGCCCTCGGCGCCGGGCTCGCGATCCTCGGCGTCCTCGCGCTGGCCTGGCCCGACGTCACGGTGTTCGTGATCGGCGTCGTCCTGGGACTGCGGCTCGTGCTGTTCGGATTCCCGCGGCTGGGTGCGCGCGTCCCGCGGCCCCTCGTCGCGAGCCTCGTGCTCGTGTCAGCGGTCGCTCTCGCGGGCTACACGGTCGCCGTCACGGTGGCCGCGCCGAAGCCCGACAGCTTCTACACCGCGCCCGACGAGGCGCCCCGGTCCCCCGGCCTGCTGCTGCGGGCCGAGCCCTTCACCACCGACGTGCCCGAGGGCGCGCGGGCGTGGCGCATCCTCTACAGCACCACGCAGGCGGGCGACGAGTCCACGGTGGCCAGCGCGCTGGTCGCGGTCCCCCGGGAGCGGCTCCGCGCCCGGCCGTCCGTGGTGGCGTGGGCGCACGGCACCACCGGCTTCGACCGCCGGTGCGCACCGAGCCTGCGCCGCACGCGCACCATCGGCGCGGGCGGCATCGAGGCCGTCCACGCGGCCCTCGACCAAGGCTGGGCGGTCGTCGCGCCCGACTACCCGGGCCTGGGCACGCGGGGCGTCCAGCCGTACCTCATCGGCTCGGGCGAGGCACGCTCGGTGCTCGACGCCGTCCGCGCCGCACGCCGCATCCCGCAGCTGTCGCTGTCGAGCGAGACCGTCGTGTGGGGCCACTCCCAGGGCGGCCATGCCGCCCTGTGGACCGCGATGACGCAGCCCGGCTACGCCCCCGACGTGCCGCTGGCCGGGGTCGCCGCGATGTCCCCGGTCAGCAGTCCGGCCACGTTCCTGCGCGACCTCCAGCGCCGGCCCGTCGGCACGATCTTCGTCGCCTACGCCCTGGCCGCGTACGCGGGGACGTACCCCGACGTGGAGCCCGGCGACCACGTCCGGGCCAGCGCGCGACTGCCGATGGAGCGGATCGCCGACCGGTGCCTGCGGTCCCCCACGTCCAAGGTCTCGGTGACCGAGGCGCGGATCATGGCGGACCGATTCGTGGCGAACTCCCTGTACGAGGGGGGCCTGGGCCGGCGGCTCAGCGAGAACGACGCGACCGGCACGATGGAGGCGCCCGTCCTGATCGCGCAGGGTGAGAGCGACCGGGTCGTCACCCTCGGCCTGCAGGACGCCTACGTGCGCGAGCGCTGCGCGGCCGGCCAGTCGCTGGACTACCGCACCTACGCGGGCCGCGGCCACGGCGACCTGCTGCTCGAGGGCTCACCGTTCGTCGGCGAGCTGCTCGCGTGGACCGCCGACCGCTTCGCCGGCGAGCCCACCACGACCACCTGCTGA
- the cls gene encoding cardiolipin synthase, whose product MEPGTLISLAAVVAIVTINIAAIGIIPEGRRPQTAMAWLILIVFAPFLGLVAFLFFGSARIGHQRHRQLPAANAVTARQPEALTSKLPDDAPDYLPPIVRLNQRLASMPLAAGNHVTLLPDYQESIDEMIAAIDTAERHVHVEFYIMALDEMTIPFYDALDRATARGVTVRLLFGHLGTRGIPGYKDLKKRLAASDIQWHLMMPLLPLKRRFRRPDLRNHRKLLVVDDVVGFTGSLNLTHPSYNKPKNLAVGRAWVELWMRLEGPVVATIDALFAADWALETSEVLEVEMQAVDQTPHSPRDVVGVHAQLVPSGPGFEAENNLRLFTSLIYSARHRISLTSPYFVPDETLLYAVTTAAQRGVDVELFVSEQADQFMVGHAQASYYRELLEAGVRIWLYPKPFVLHAKHFSIDEDIAVVGTSNMDMRSFALNYEMSLMVPDRGVVERIRVVEDTYRDLSRELLLDEWEERPAGTRFVDNAMRLTATLQ is encoded by the coding sequence ATGGAACCGGGCACGCTGATCTCGCTGGCCGCCGTCGTCGCCATCGTCACGATCAACATCGCGGCGATCGGCATCATCCCGGAGGGTCGCCGCCCGCAGACCGCGATGGCGTGGCTGATCCTCATCGTCTTCGCGCCGTTCCTGGGCCTGGTGGCGTTCCTGTTCTTCGGCAGCGCCCGCATCGGCCACCAGCGCCACCGCCAGCTCCCCGCCGCCAACGCCGTCACCGCGCGGCAGCCCGAGGCCCTGACCAGCAAGCTGCCGGACGACGCGCCCGACTACCTGCCGCCCATCGTCCGGCTCAACCAGCGCCTCGCGTCGATGCCGCTCGCGGCGGGGAACCACGTCACGCTGCTGCCGGACTACCAGGAGTCGATCGACGAGATGATCGCGGCGATCGACACCGCCGAGCGCCACGTGCACGTCGAGTTCTACATCATGGCGCTCGACGAGATGACGATCCCGTTCTACGACGCCCTCGACCGCGCCACCGCGCGCGGCGTCACGGTGCGGCTGCTGTTCGGCCACCTCGGCACACGCGGGATCCCGGGGTACAAGGACCTCAAGAAGCGGCTCGCCGCCTCGGACATCCAGTGGCACCTGATGATGCCGCTGCTGCCGCTGAAGCGGCGCTTCCGCCGGCCCGACCTGCGCAACCACCGCAAGCTGCTCGTGGTGGACGACGTGGTCGGCTTCACCGGATCGCTCAACCTGACGCACCCCTCGTACAACAAGCCCAAGAACCTCGCCGTGGGGCGGGCCTGGGTGGAGCTGTGGATGCGCCTCGAGGGTCCGGTCGTCGCCACGATCGACGCGCTGTTCGCGGCCGACTGGGCGCTGGAGACCTCCGAGGTGCTCGAGGTCGAGATGCAGGCGGTCGACCAGACCCCGCACTCCCCGCGCGACGTGGTGGGCGTCCACGCCCAGCTGGTGCCCAGCGGGCCGGGGTTCGAGGCCGAGAACAACCTGCGCCTGTTCACGTCGCTGATCTACAGCGCGCGGCACCGGATCAGCCTGACGAGCCCCTACTTCGTGCCGGACGAGACGCTGCTCTACGCGGTCACCACGGCCGCCCAGCGCGGCGTCGACGTGGAGCTCTTCGTCAGCGAGCAGGCCGACCAGTTCATGGTCGGGCACGCGCAGGCGTCCTACTACCGCGAGCTGCTGGAGGCGGGCGTGCGCATCTGGCTGTACCCCAAGCCGTTCGTGCTGCACGCGAAGCACTTCAGCATCGACGAGGACATCGCCGTGGTCGGCACCAGCAACATGGACATGCGCTCGTTCGCACTGAACTACGAGATGAGCCTGATGGTGCCCGACCGTGGCGTGGTCGAGCGCATCCGCGTGGTCGAGGACACCTACCGCGACCTCTCGCGCGAGCTGCTGCTCGACGAGTGGGAGGAGCGGCCGGCCGGCACGCGCTTCGTCGACAACGCGATGCGGCTGACCGCCACCCTGCAGTGA
- a CDS encoding ABC transporter ATP-binding protein: MPETRPTHRPTEEHRMSDRAERAPLEELWRRYDRYRKRLVLAVVLSTVNKVADVVPELLIGAAVDVVVRGEGSFVAEVLGVESRFAQLGWLAAINALVWIVESASQYFAAVTWRGLAQSVEHDLRVEAYDHAQRLDVHWHEGRPQGSTLATINDDVNQLERFLDIGAPALLQTALNIVLVGAVFAIASWELLLLAFLPIPLIVFGSLWFQRRLEPLYAQVRERVADLSGLIAANLGGITTIKAFTAEDRERDRVEQASAGYRQANVDAIRSSAAFVPLVRMAILVGFTCTLLFGGWATLNGELEVGLYSVLVFMTQRLLWPLTEIAEMLDLYQRGRASTARILALIDEPIDVPAGTVALPSPVAGRLELSGVRAGYADGPDVLHGIDLVVPAGETHAIVGPTGAGKSSLLRLMLRFDDPRSGEVSLDGRDLRELEWESLRGSIGYVSQDVFLFAGTIAENIAYGRPGADLEAVAEAARQAAADGFIEALPLGYDTWVGERGVTLSGGQRQRLALARALLRDPAVLILDEATSAVDNETEAAIQVSLQTATRNRTAIMVAHRLSTVRHADCIWVLDAGRIIEAGTHDELVAARGAYAALWSVQTGSVA, translated from the coding sequence ATGCCTGAGACCCGCCCGACCCACCGACCCACCGAGGAGCACCGGATGTCCGACCGCGCCGAACGCGCGCCCCTGGAGGAGCTGTGGCGACGGTACGACCGGTACCGCAAGCGGCTCGTCCTCGCCGTCGTGCTCTCCACGGTCAACAAGGTCGCCGACGTGGTGCCCGAGCTGCTGATCGGCGCCGCGGTCGACGTGGTGGTCCGCGGCGAGGGGTCCTTCGTGGCGGAGGTGCTCGGCGTCGAGTCGCGCTTCGCCCAGCTGGGCTGGCTGGCCGCGATCAACGCGCTGGTGTGGATCGTCGAGTCGGCGTCGCAGTACTTCGCCGCCGTCACGTGGCGCGGCCTCGCGCAGTCGGTGGAGCACGACCTGCGGGTCGAGGCGTACGACCACGCGCAGCGACTCGACGTGCACTGGCACGAGGGTCGCCCGCAGGGGTCGACGCTGGCCACCATCAACGACGACGTGAACCAGCTCGAGCGGTTCCTCGACATCGGTGCCCCCGCGCTGCTGCAGACCGCGCTCAACATCGTGCTGGTCGGCGCCGTCTTCGCGATCGCGTCGTGGGAGCTCCTGCTCCTGGCGTTCCTGCCGATCCCGCTCATCGTGTTCGGTTCGCTGTGGTTTCAGCGCCGGCTCGAGCCGCTCTACGCGCAAGTGCGCGAGCGGGTGGCCGACCTGTCGGGCCTCATCGCGGCCAACCTCGGCGGCATCACCACGATCAAGGCGTTCACGGCCGAGGATCGCGAGCGCGATCGCGTGGAGCAGGCCTCGGCCGGCTACCGCCAGGCGAACGTCGACGCGATCCGGTCGTCGGCGGCGTTCGTCCCGCTGGTGCGGATGGCGATCCTCGTCGGCTTCACGTGCACGCTGCTCTTCGGCGGCTGGGCCACGCTGAACGGCGAGCTGGAGGTGGGCCTCTACTCCGTCCTGGTGTTCATGACCCAGCGCCTGCTGTGGCCGCTGACCGAGATCGCCGAGATGCTCGACCTCTACCAGCGTGGCCGCGCGTCGACCGCACGCATCCTCGCGCTGATCGACGAGCCCATCGACGTGCCGGCGGGCACGGTCGCGCTGCCCTCGCCGGTGGCCGGGCGCCTCGAGCTCTCCGGGGTCCGCGCAGGGTACGCCGACGGACCCGACGTGCTGCACGGCATCGATCTCGTGGTCCCGGCCGGCGAGACGCACGCGATCGTCGGTCCCACCGGCGCGGGCAAGTCGTCGCTGCTGCGCCTCATGCTGCGCTTCGACGACCCACGCTCGGGTGAGGTCAGCCTCGACGGCCGCGACCTGCGCGAGCTCGAGTGGGAGTCGCTCCGCGGCTCGATCGGCTACGTCTCGCAGGACGTGTTCCTGTTCGCCGGGACGATCGCGGAGAACATCGCGTACGGGCGACCCGGGGCCGACCTTGAGGCCGTCGCCGAGGCGGCCCGCCAGGCGGCCGCCGACGGCTTCATCGAGGCCCTGCCGCTCGGCTACGACACGTGGGTGGGGGAGCGGGGCGTCACACTCTCGGGCGGCCAGCGCCAGCGGCTCGCCCTGGCCCGCGCGCTCCTGCGCGACCCCGCCGTGCTGATCCTCGACGAGGCCACGAGCGCGGTCGACAACGAGACGGAGGCCGCCATCCAGGTCTCGCTGCAGACCGCCACCCGCAACCGCACCGCGATCATGGTGGCCCACCGCCTCTCCACGGTGCGCCACGCCGACTGCATCTGGGTGCTGGACGCGGGCCGGATCATCGAGGCCGGGACTCACGACGAGCTCGTCGCCGCCCGCGGCGCCTACGCCGCCCTCTGGAGCGTGCAGACCGGCTCCGTCGCCTGA
- a CDS encoding MFS transporter, which translates to MARTPPPTDHAARVLATRWLALAAFALLVTTTQVLWLTFAAVTPQTADHLGVSEGAVGDLAVVNAAAFVLLAIPAGRWMDRSYERALAAGALFTAAGAIVRALDPSSYGTILAGQLIMSIGQPLVLNALTKVAARHFPPREQTTAISVAAGAQYAGILVAVLTSSLLVDAGGFRLLLVSHAVLATAAAAAVLASLRLPAHSVDTLGRAGLGALRSDRLVWKMAGLLFLGFGIYNGIATWLDSILVDFGHPGLAGPVIATMTLAGIAGAAVLPSLAAARDARRTVAIGATATLAVVMLTLAATQPVWLVYVGLALVGFMLMGTLPVVLDWSEVHVGPTRAGTVTGLLLLAGNLGAVLVVLTVQLAIGDPATALLVMALWAVPGLAVAWLLPRSAGSHTETADPLAR; encoded by the coding sequence ATGGCCCGGACTCCCCCGCCGACCGACCACGCCGCTCGCGTCCTCGCGACCCGCTGGCTGGCCCTTGCCGCGTTCGCGCTGCTCGTCACGACCACGCAGGTCCTGTGGCTCACCTTCGCCGCCGTCACGCCCCAGACGGCCGACCACCTGGGCGTCTCGGAGGGGGCCGTCGGCGACCTCGCCGTGGTCAACGCCGCGGCCTTCGTGCTGCTGGCGATCCCGGCCGGGCGCTGGATGGACCGCTCGTACGAGCGCGCCCTCGCGGCCGGTGCGCTGTTCACCGCGGCCGGAGCGATCGTGCGCGCGCTGGACCCCTCCTCGTACGGCACGATCCTGGCGGGCCAGCTGATCATGTCGATCGGACAGCCGCTCGTGCTCAACGCGCTGACGAAGGTGGCGGCGCGCCACTTCCCCCCGCGCGAGCAGACCACCGCCATCTCGGTGGCGGCCGGCGCGCAGTACGCCGGAATCCTCGTCGCGGTGCTGACGTCGAGCCTGCTGGTGGACGCGGGCGGCTTCCGCCTGCTGCTGGTGTCCCACGCCGTCCTCGCGACCGCGGCCGCGGCCGCGGTGCTGGCGAGCCTGCGGCTGCCCGCCCACTCCGTCGACACCCTCGGCCGTGCGGGCCTCGGGGCACTGCGCTCGGACCGGCTGGTCTGGAAGATGGCGGGACTGCTGTTCCTGGGCTTCGGGATCTACAACGGGATCGCGACGTGGCTCGACTCGATCCTCGTGGACTTCGGGCATCCCGGACTGGCCGGACCCGTCATCGCCACGATGACCCTCGCGGGCATCGCCGGCGCGGCAGTGCTGCCGAGCCTCGCGGCGGCACGCGACGCCCGGCGGACGGTGGCCATCGGCGCGACCGCCACGCTGGCCGTGGTGATGCTGACGCTCGCGGCGACCCAGCCGGTGTGGCTGGTCTACGTGGGTCTGGCGCTCGTCGGCTTCATGCTGATGGGCACGCTGCCGGTGGTGCTCGACTGGTCGGAGGTGCACGTCGGGCCCACGCGCGCCGGCACCGTCACGGGCCTGCTGCTCCTCGCGGGCAACCTCGGCGCGGTGCTCGTGGTGCTGACCGTCCAGCTGGCGATCGGCGACCCGGCCACGGCCTTGCTCGTCATGGCCCTGTGGGCCGTGCCCGGACTCGCGGTGGCCTGGCTGCTCCCGCGCTCGGCGGGCTCCCACACCGAGACGGCGGACCCGCTCGCCCGGTGA
- a CDS encoding Gfo/Idh/MocA family protein produces the protein MMLPAPRTSDPRDAPPLRWGILGAGGIAAVMAAALQEGTTQQVVAVGSRDLTKARAFADRFAIARAHGSYEDLVGDPEVDAVYVATPHSAHLEHALLAIGAGKHLLVEKAFTRNAAEADAVLEAAEEAGVTCVEAMWSRFLPGFDVVRRAVEDGLIGDVRLVQADHGQLLYPDGPARLAEPSLAGGALLDLGVYPLHLAAMLMPQIVEVRATGTLTPLGVDEQENIGLRDASGAIAAISATMSATSPTLASVSGTEARLELDGPFYQPSAIRLVDPADRVLDTWEPASPDARLGLRFEAAELARCVAEGQPESPLLPWSETRRVMGLMDEVRAQLGMVLPGE, from the coding sequence ATGATGCTCCCCGCGCCCCGCACGTCCGATCCTCGCGACGCACCGCCGCTGCGGTGGGGCATCCTCGGCGCCGGGGGCATCGCCGCGGTGATGGCCGCCGCGCTGCAGGAGGGCACCACGCAGCAGGTCGTGGCCGTCGGCTCCCGTGACCTCACGAAGGCGCGCGCGTTCGCCGACCGCTTCGCCATCGCGCGGGCGCACGGGTCGTACGAGGACCTCGTCGGCGATCCCGAGGTCGACGCGGTCTACGTCGCGACACCGCACTCGGCCCACCTCGAGCACGCCCTGCTGGCGATCGGCGCGGGCAAGCACCTGCTGGTCGAGAAGGCGTTCACCCGCAACGCCGCCGAGGCCGACGCGGTGCTGGAGGCCGCCGAGGAGGCGGGCGTGACGTGCGTCGAGGCGATGTGGTCGCGCTTCCTCCCCGGGTTCGACGTCGTGCGACGGGCCGTCGAGGACGGCCTCATCGGCGACGTGCGCCTCGTCCAGGCCGACCACGGGCAGCTGCTCTACCCCGACGGCCCTGCGCGGTTGGCCGAGCCCTCGCTCGCCGGCGGCGCACTGCTGGACCTCGGCGTGTACCCGCTGCACCTCGCGGCGATGCTCATGCCGCAGATCGTGGAGGTCCGTGCGACGGGCACCCTGACGCCGCTGGGGGTGGACGAGCAGGAGAACATCGGTCTGCGCGACGCGTCGGGCGCGATCGCGGCCATCAGCGCCACCATGTCGGCGACCTCGCCCACGCTGGCGAGCGTGAGCGGCACCGAGGCCCGGCTCGAGCTCGACGGGCCGTTCTACCAGCCCTCGGCGATCCGTCTGGTCGATCCCGCCGATCGTGTGCTGGACACGTGGGAGCCCGCCTCGCCCGACGCGCGCCTGGGCCTGCGGTTCGAGGCGGCCGAGCTCGCCCGGTGCGTGGCCGAGGGCCAGCCGGAGTCGCCGCTGCTGCCGTGGTCGGAGACCCGGCGGGTCATGGGCCTGATGGACGAGGTGCGGGCCCAGCTGGGCATGGTGCTGCCCGGGGAGTAG
- a CDS encoding CAP domain-containing protein, which produces MRHILSAFLVALALVVVPAAPQASAMSNATFGKKLHQQTNTSRAFRDIKKLKYQKCIDRYAQRQANRMAKKRKIYHQDLPPILRACDLSRVGENVATGFTSPKANVKAWLKSPGHRRNLLNRKYTRLGIGVAKAGGRTYTVQVFGRPA; this is translated from the coding sequence ATGCGCCACATTCTTTCGGCATTCCTGGTAGCCCTCGCGCTCGTGGTCGTCCCGGCCGCCCCGCAGGCGTCGGCGATGTCCAACGCCACGTTCGGCAAGAAGCTGCACCAGCAGACGAACACGTCGCGCGCGTTCCGCGACATCAAGAAGCTGAAGTACCAGAAGTGCATCGACCGCTACGCGCAGCGCCAGGCCAACCGGATGGCCAAGAAGCGCAAGATCTACCACCAGGATCTCCCCCCGATCCTGCGTGCGTGCGACCTGAGCCGCGTCGGCGAGAACGTCGCCACGGGGTTCACCTCGCCGAAGGCCAACGTCAAGGCATGGCTCAAGTCGCCCGGCCACCGGCGCAACTTGCTGAACCGCAAGTACACGCGGCTGGGCATCGGCGTGGCCAAGGCCGGCGGCCGCACCTACACCGTGCAGGTCTTCGGCCGCCCCGCCTGA
- a CDS encoding TRIC cation channel family protein, which produces MNDDLFAAAEVIGIVAFAVSGGYAAVRAGMDWLGVVVLAVVVAVGGGTLRDLMLGIEPVWWVSAPGMLIVAAVTSLVVIAVAARHPQSKVDSWRIVLYADAVGLAAFTVTGASIALAEDVRPWVAIVFGVITGTGGGVIRDVLVRRKPQVLVGEIYALASIAGAALYVILLETTVPSGAAALSAAALVLVVRAGAMRWHWHLPRFPEPHA; this is translated from the coding sequence GTGAACGACGATCTCTTCGCGGCCGCCGAGGTCATCGGGATCGTCGCCTTCGCGGTGTCGGGCGGGTACGCGGCCGTCCGCGCCGGAATGGACTGGCTCGGCGTCGTCGTGCTGGCCGTCGTGGTGGCGGTCGGCGGCGGCACGCTGCGCGACCTGATGCTCGGGATCGAGCCGGTCTGGTGGGTCAGCGCGCCCGGGATGCTGATCGTCGCGGCGGTGACGTCACTCGTGGTGATCGCCGTGGCGGCCCGGCATCCGCAGTCGAAGGTCGACTCCTGGCGCATCGTCCTCTACGCCGACGCCGTGGGGCTCGCCGCGTTCACCGTCACCGGGGCGTCGATCGCCCTCGCGGAGGACGTCCGTCCCTGGGTGGCGATCGTCTTCGGCGTCATCACCGGCACCGGCGGCGGCGTGATCCGCGACGTGCTGGTGCGCCGCAAGCCGCAGGTCCTCGTGGGCGAGATCTACGCCCTGGCGTCCATCGCCGGGGCGGCGCTCTACGTGATCCTGCTCGAGACCACGGTGCCCAGCGGGGCCGCCGCGCTGTCCGCCGCGGCCCTCGTGCTGGTGGTCCGCGCCGGCGCCATGCGCTGGCACTGGCACCTGCCCCGATTCCCCGAGCCCCATGCCTGA
- a CDS encoding acyl-CoA dehydrogenase family protein, which produces MDLSLNEDQRSFRALARDFLDKEVVPFRAEWDRVESVDTAIIPKLGDIGFLGLTIPEEYGGIGGDYVTYVLAMEELGRADSAIRGIVSVSMGLCGKSVLQFGTEEQKQRWLPGIASGRELGCFGLTEPDHGSDAGNLKTRAVREGDDWVINGSKIFITNGTWADVALVFARTGGPGAKGVSAFLVPTDTPGFEATEVKGKLGLRGQATAALSFDDVRVPADALLGEEGQGFRIAMTALDKGRVGIAASCVGIVQGCLEATVEYSTAREQFGKPIASYQMVQDMIAEMSVDADAARLLTWRAADLIERGERFSVEASKAKLFASEAAVKAANLAIQAFGGYGYVDEYPVQKYMRDARVMTLYEGTSQIQKLIIGRAETGISAFS; this is translated from the coding sequence ATGGATCTGAGCCTGAACGAGGACCAACGCAGCTTCCGTGCGCTCGCGCGCGACTTCCTGGACAAGGAGGTCGTGCCGTTCCGCGCCGAGTGGGACCGCGTGGAGTCCGTCGACACCGCGATCATCCCCAAGCTGGGCGACATCGGCTTCCTCGGCCTCACGATCCCCGAGGAGTACGGCGGCATCGGGGGCGACTACGTCACGTACGTCCTCGCGATGGAGGAGCTCGGCCGCGCCGACTCGGCCATCCGCGGCATCGTCTCCGTCTCGATGGGACTGTGCGGCAAGTCGGTGCTCCAGTTCGGTACCGAGGAGCAGAAGCAGCGGTGGCTGCCGGGCATCGCCTCGGGTCGCGAGCTGGGCTGCTTCGGCCTGACCGAGCCCGACCACGGCTCCGACGCCGGCAACCTGAAGACGCGCGCGGTGCGCGAGGGTGACGACTGGGTCATCAACGGCTCCAAGATCTTCATCACCAACGGCACGTGGGCCGACGTCGCGCTCGTCTTCGCCCGGACGGGTGGACCGGGCGCGAAGGGCGTCTCGGCGTTCCTCGTCCCCACCGACACCCCCGGCTTCGAGGCCACCGAGGTCAAGGGCAAGCTCGGCCTGCGCGGCCAGGCCACCGCGGCTCTGTCGTTCGACGACGTGCGCGTGCCGGCCGACGCGCTGCTGGGGGAGGAGGGCCAGGGCTTCCGCATCGCGATGACGGCACTCGACAAGGGCCGCGTGGGCATCGCCGCCAGCTGCGTCGGGATCGTCCAGGGCTGCCTGGAGGCCACGGTCGAGTACAGCACGGCGCGCGAGCAGTTCGGCAAGCCGATCGCGAGCTACCAGATGGTGCAGGACATGATCGCCGAGATGTCGGTGGACGCCGACGCCGCGCGGCTGCTCACGTGGCGCGCCGCCGACCTCATCGAGCGAGGCGAGCGCTTCAGCGTCGAGGCGTCGAAGGCCAAGCTGTTCGCCTCCGAGGCCGCCGTGAAGGCCGCCAACCTCGCCATCCAGGCCTTCGGCGGCTACGGCTACGTCGACGAGTACCCCGTGCAGAAGTACATGCGCGACGCGCGGGTGATGACGCTCTACGAAGGCACCAGCCAGATCCAGAAGCTCATCATCGGTCGCGCCGAGACCGGCATCAGCGCGTTCTCGTGA